The DNA segment CCAATCTCTCTAGTTATTACTATAATCACAGCAAGTTTCATATGGAAGGTACCTGCAAATCAAGTTAGTGCTTCTGCAATAAAAGGCATGTTTACTGCTCTAGAAGTGGGCTTAATTGTATTTGGAGCTTTGTTACTTTTGAATACATTGAAAGAAAGCGGGGCTATTTATACGATCCGGTCGGGATTCACGGATATAACGGCAGATAGGCGGATTCAAGCGATCATAATTTGCTGGTTATTTGGATCATTTCTAGAAGGTGCAGCCGGCTGGGGGAGTCCAGCAACTATAGTCGCTCCATTACTTGTTGCCATCGGTTTCCCGGCACTAGGGGCAGTAATGGTAGCTCTCATGCTTCAGTCCACACCTGTTTCTTATGGGGCCATTGGGACACCGATATTAATAGGCGTGAACACAGGTTTGAAAGATTCAGAAATGGTTAATCAACATGTAAGTGAAGCGGGTATTGGTTTTATGGATTACATTGTCCAAATAGGTGGCCAGGTAGCAATTTTTCACGGAATAGTGGGAATCTTTATCCCCCTGTTTATTTCAGCTATGTTAACTCGTTTCTTTGGTAAAAATAAATCTATTAAAGAAGGCCTAGCTGTCTGGAAGTTTGCCCTGTTTGCGGGGGTCGCCTTTACCATTCCTTATGCAGTTGTTGCCAATTTACTTGGACCTGAATTTCCTTCATTAATCGGTGGTTTAGTTGGAATGGCTATTGTTATTCCAGCCGCTAAAAAAGGAGTCTTTATGCCAAAACAGGTGTGGGGCTTTGATAAGAAGGAAAATTGGGAAACTGATTGGGTAGGAAATCTAAAAATAAAAGAAGAGGAACCACAGCAGAAAGTCAGCACATTTGGCGCTTGGTTTCCCTATTTGCTGGTAGCTATTCTGCTGGTCATTACACGATTACCTTCCTTACCGTTTAGTAGTTGGTTGAAAGCTTGGGATATATCCTTGCCACAACTATTTGGAACTGGTATTACTGTATCTACACAACCATTAAATATTCCCGGCGTCGTATTTATTGTGGTATCTATTATAGCCGCCTTCCTATACAGGATGAAAGGATCTGAATACGGTATCGCAGTGAAGGACTCCTTTAAAACGGTCCTTAGTGCCATGGTGGCCCTTATATTCACAGTTCCTTTAGTGCAAATATTCATTAATTCAGATGTGAATGCGGCTGGCTTCAACAGTATGCCTTTAGTGTTAGCAGAGGGAATATCAGAGTTATTTGGAGACTATTACCCACTTGTCGCTCCTCTAATTGGTGCAATTGGTGCTTTTGTTGCAGGGAGTAATACGATAAGCAATATGATGTTTTCGTTGTTCCAATTTGGTGTGGGAGATTCCATTGGGGTTTCTCCAGGGACAATTGTTTCCCTTCAGGCTGTTGGTGGCGCAGCTGGGAATATGATTTGTGTACATAATGTAGTTGCTGCCTCGGCAGCTGCTGGATTAATGGGGAAAGAAGGCAGATTGATTCGAAGGTTGCTAATACCAATGTTTTTCTATGTAAGCTTTGCTGGGACTCTAGGATACGTCTACCTTAATGGCTTTGGCTTTAATGTAGGTACTTTTCTCCTGATAATTGTGGGAGGCTTAATAGCTGCTGCTATTGGAAAAGGAATGCACTTTAACAAAAACTCTAAAGATTTAGATATATCGG comes from the Halobacillus shinanisalinarum genome and includes:
- a CDS encoding L-lactate permease — protein: MSIGYLVLIALIPILSVFLFLVILRWPAKWAMPISLVITIITASFIWKVPANQVSASAIKGMFTALEVGLIVFGALLLLNTLKESGAIYTIRSGFTDITADRRIQAIIICWLFGSFLEGAAGWGSPATIVAPLLVAIGFPALGAVMVALMLQSTPVSYGAIGTPILIGVNTGLKDSEMVNQHVSEAGIGFMDYIVQIGGQVAIFHGIVGIFIPLFISAMLTRFFGKNKSIKEGLAVWKFALFAGVAFTIPYAVVANLLGPEFPSLIGGLVGMAIVIPAAKKGVFMPKQVWGFDKKENWETDWVGNLKIKEEEPQQKVSTFGAWFPYLLVAILLVITRLPSLPFSSWLKAWDISLPQLFGTGITVSTQPLNIPGVVFIVVSIIAAFLYRMKGSEYGIAVKDSFKTVLSAMVALIFTVPLVQIFINSDVNAAGFNSMPLVLAEGISELFGDYYPLVAPLIGAIGAFVAGSNTISNMMFSLFQFGVGDSIGVSPGTIVSLQAVGGAAGNMICVHNVVAASAAAGLMGKEGRLIRRLLIPMFFYVSFAGTLGYVYLNGFGFNVGTFLLIIVGGLIAAAIGKGMHFNKNSKDLDISA